From Clostridia bacterium, one genomic window encodes:
- a CDS encoding FAD-dependent oxidoreductase: MPKKVLIFGAGYAGIEAALALHKRKKNSDEIEISIVDKNSYHTLLTELHEVAGNRITEDGVIVPLRDIFKYTDVKLIKDEIKDIDFDSRKLISLNNTYPYDYLVIAAGSEPNYYGIPGMEEFAFSLWSFNDAIKIREHVKECFIKASQEENAESRRVLLTFAVGGGGFTGVEMIGELALWVKQLCREYSVQRNEVRLILVEALNTILSNLKEKSIRKTVDYLSKKLNVEVLTNCPITKVTENTVELKNGTAIKTNTLIWTAGVRAACITDEISIDKGRTCRITVNEYTQTQYKNVYAIGDISAFVSEGHTLPALVEGALQTGKAAAINILAEIRGKEKVKLVPKLHGVMVSVGSFFAVTNLMGYELPRLFAILMKYLVNIHYLFGIGGFELVIKYIKHEFFNKQQEKFVIEKHYSTRTQAFWLVPVRLFLGYSWLAEGLSKFSEGWLNKAVLAGTATDGNTSASVSETGEKVFRIVSAHTPSWYAWIADNIIVPNALLFQILIVLTEIGLGLAFLSGTFTFLAAIAALGLNLNFLLSTGLYPETWWYIPAALCMLGGAGRAFGVDYYLLPYLMKQWRYMVRNRRLKLWIR, from the coding sequence ATGCCTAAAAAAGTTCTTATATTCGGAGCAGGTTATGCCGGAATCGAAGCAGCATTAGCATTACATAAAAGAAAGAAAAACTCGGACGAAATAGAAATCAGTATAGTTGATAAAAATTCATATCATACTCTGCTTACTGAATTACATGAGGTAGCAGGCAACAGGATTACAGAAGATGGCGTTATAGTACCTCTTCGTGACATATTCAAGTATACAGATGTAAAACTGATTAAAGATGAGATTAAAGATATAGACTTTGACAGCAGAAAACTCATCTCTCTCAATAATACATACCCGTATGACTACCTTGTGATAGCTGCCGGAAGTGAGCCTAACTACTACGGTATCCCTGGTATGGAAGAATTTGCTTTTTCATTGTGGTCATTCAATGATGCCATTAAAATAAGAGAGCACGTCAAAGAGTGCTTCATAAAGGCATCTCAAGAGGAGAATGCAGAGTCCAGAAGGGTATTGCTAACATTTGCTGTAGGTGGGGGCGGTTTTACAGGTGTTGAGATGATAGGTGAGCTTGCACTATGGGTCAAACAACTCTGTAGGGAGTATTCAGTCCAAAGAAATGAGGTCAGGCTTATACTTGTAGAAGCACTTAATACAATACTCAGTAATCTTAAGGAAAAGAGCATCAGAAAAACAGTTGATTATTTATCTAAAAAGCTTAATGTCGAGGTTCTTACAAACTGTCCAATAACCAAAGTTACTGAGAATACAGTCGAACTGAAAAATGGAACTGCTATAAAGACAAATACATTGATTTGGACAGCTGGAGTAAGAGCTGCCTGCATAACAGATGAAATAAGCATCGACAAGGGTAGGACATGCAGAATAACAGTAAACGAGTATACACAGACACAGTATAAGAATGTATATGCAATTGGTGATATTTCAGCATTCGTATCTGAGGGTCATACCTTGCCTGCACTTGTTGAAGGTGCTTTGCAGACCGGTAAGGCAGCAGCGATAAATATTCTAGCTGAAATCAGGGGCAAGGAGAAAGTCAAGCTTGTACCAAAACTCCATGGTGTCATGGTTTCTGTAGGAAGCTTTTTTGCCGTTACAAACCTTATGGGGTATGAGCTGCCAAGGCTTTTTGCCATATTGATGAAGTATCTGGTAAATATACATTACTTATTTGGAATTGGCGGATTTGAATTGGTTATCAAGTATATAAAACATGAATTCTTCAATAAGCAGCAGGAAAAATTCGTGATCGAGAAGCACTATTCCACTAGGACACAAGCTTTCTGGCTTGTACCTGTAAGACTGTTCCTGGGCTACTCCTGGTTGGCGGAAGGTCTGTCAAAATTCAGCGAGGGATGGTTGAACAAAGCAGTACTTGCCGGTACTGCAACAGATGGTAATACAAGTGCATCCGTGTCCGAAACGGGAGAGAAGGTTTTCAGGATAGTATCGGCACATACTCCTTCATGGTATGCATGGATAGCAGATAACATAATAGTTCCTAATGCCCTTTTATTTCAGATACTGATTGTGCTGACCGAAATTGGGCTGGGACTCGCATTTTTGAGCGGTACCTTTACATTTTTGGCTGCAATTGCTGCTTTAGGCCTGAACCTAAATTTTCTGCTTTCTACAGGCTTATACCCGGAAACATGGTGGTATATCCCTGCAGCTCTTTGTATGCTGGGAGGTGCGGGAAGAGCTTTTGGAGTAGATTACTACCTGCTCCCGTACTTAATGAAACAGTGGAGATACATGGTAAGAAACAGGCGGTTAAAGCTTTGGATTAGATAA
- a CDS encoding single-stranded DNA-binding protein, with product MVGNIIENNMVTISGKIISDVEFSHEVYGEGFFYFLLDVPRLSDSCDKIPVTVSERLISKQKLEIGKIIEVEGQFRSYNSFNNEGNRLLLTVFAREITFLEDEKKIKNPNQIFLNGYICKKPIFRTTPFGREITDILLAVNRPYNKSDYIPCIAWGRNARYSENLEIGDNIKVWGRIQSREYQKRLESGEVMTKTAYEISVSKMEVCTGKDKYTEEIENEDT from the coding sequence ATGGTCGGAAACATCATAGAGAACAACATGGTGACCATTTCCGGTAAGATTATCTCAGATGTAGAGTTTAGTCATGAAGTATATGGAGAGGGTTTCTTTTATTTTTTACTTGATGTACCAAGACTAAGTGACAGCTGTGACAAGATTCCGGTTACTGTTTCAGAGCGTTTGATATCAAAGCAAAAACTGGAGATAGGTAAGATTATTGAGGTGGAAGGTCAATTCCGTTCATATAACAGCTTTAATAACGAAGGAAATCGATTACTGCTGACAGTCTTTGCCCGCGAGATAACTTTTCTTGAAGATGAGAAAAAGATAAAAAACCCTAATCAGATTTTTTTGAACGGCTATATTTGTAAAAAGCCTATTTTTAGAACAACTCCATTCGGGAGGGAGATTACCGACATATTATTAGCAGTAAACAGACCATATAATAAATCGGACTATATACCCTGTATTGCTTGGGGTAGAAATGCCAGGTATTCAGAAAACCTTGAAATAGGAGATAATATAAAGGTGTGGGGAAGGATTCAGAGCAGGGAATATCAAAAAAGATTGGAATCCGGTGAAGTGATGACAAAAACTGCTTATGAGATTTCAGTTTCCAAAATGGAAGTTTGTACAGGTAAGGATAAATATACTGAAGAAATAGAAAATGAAGATACATAA